In the Salvia miltiorrhiza cultivar Shanhuang (shh) chromosome 8, IMPLAD_Smil_shh, whole genome shotgun sequence genome, AAGGTAATTGTAGATATGGATCTTGTGAGAGAGAAAGTGTTGAAGGTGAAAGAGGAAAGGGGAGTCAGATATGAGCAGCCGACTGCTAATTCATCAAGATCCGTTGCCAGTAACCGAGAGGCGATTATGGTGGGATTTGGTGGCTACTTGGATCAGCTCTTGGATTTGCTCACCGGAAATCAATCTAGCCGCCAGATCATCTCAATCGTTGGCATGGGCGGTACTGGTAAGACTACTCTGGCCAAGAATACTTTTGAAAATTCAATTATTAAGCGACACTTTGATGTCCGTGTTTGGGTGTCTGTTTCAAATGATTACAATTTATCAGATATTTTCTTAGAAGCTCTTTCTCACCTAAAAGAACTCACTGGCACTATTGAGATGGACAATGAAAGAGACGAGTATCGATTAGGAGAACAATTGTATAAAGGTTTGACGGGTAGAAGGTATCTGATTGTACTGGATGACGTGTGGAGTGTTGAAGTTTGGGATAAGATAAGGTTTTATTTTCCTGATAATGGGAATAGAAGTCGCCTCATTTTCACTACTAGGCTTTCAGATGTGGCTTTCTATTGTGGATCGTGTTGTGTTAGGGTGAATCTTTTAGATGAGTGTGAATGTTGGGACCTATTTTGCGTGAGGGTATTTGGAGAGGAAGATTGCCCCCTCGAATTAGAACAAATTGGAAGAGAGATTGCTAAAATGTGCAGAGGGCTTCCTCTGTCGATCACTGTGATCGGAGGGCTTCTTCAAAAGTCAGCTAAGACAGTTGAATATTGGCACAATGTGTTAGAAAACATTAGAGCAATTTTGAGTTCAGGAGAGGGGGACCAATGCCTAAATGTGTTGTATTCGAGTTATAGCCATTTGCCTGCTCATCTGAAGCCATGTTTCCTTTATATGGGGACTTTTCAAGAGGATCGCGAGATTCCAGTCTCGCGAATCACGAAACTTTGGGTTGCTGAGGGATTTCTAAAGCCCAAAGCTGCTCGAGTCTTGGAAGAGGTTGCAGAGGATTACTTAAAGGATCTCATTGACAGGAACCTTGTTTTAGTTGGTAAGTATCGTAAGAATGGAAAGGTTAGATCTGTCTGCATTCATGATCTTCTCAGAGACCTATGCATAAGCTTAGCAGATAAAGAAAAGTTCTTTTCTTCTGCGAGAGTTTGGTATAGGAGTGAGGATTCTTCAGTGGGATATCTATCAAGGAAGTGTAAGCTGCGGTTCTTTGCTTATAGTCCTGCTAATTTCTCTGAGTTCAATCTtacttcttcaatatcctttgTTTGGAATCTGCAAACGTTGATCTTTCAAGGAAGGTGTGGACTAGTCGATGCACCAGCTGAAATTTGGGAGATGTCATAACTCAGGCACGTCATGTGCAACAGCATTCGTCTCCCTGATCCTCCTCGGAGTGACCAGGTAGATGACACTTGTGTCTTGAGAAACTTGCAAACACTTGTGCAAGTAGTGAATTTCAGATGGACGGAGGAGGCGTGCAAGAGAATTCCCAACATCAAGAAATTGCGCGTGGTTTTTGATGATGTCTTGACAGATTACGAAGATTGCTTGTGCTTACACTATCTCCACAATCTCTGCACTTTACAGAAGCTCGAATCACTAAAAATGAGGTTCCCTTTCTGCATATCGCGATATCCAGTGGATTTGCTGAGCAAGAGGCTTGCCTTCCCCACTCGGCTAAACAAGTTGTGCTTGAGAAACTGCAGCCTCACTCGTGAAGATCTGGCAACGATTGGTTCGTTGCAACATCTACAAGTTCTTGAGCTTATACACAGCTCTTTCTTGGGAGGTGAGTGGAGCACTTTCAACGGTGAGTTCCCTTGTCTTAAGTTCTTGAGAATCGACGGCTGTGATGTCGTGTGTTGGGCTGCAGACACCTCTGCTTTTCGAGTTCTTGAAAAGCTCGTTGCTCGAGATCTTTGGCAGTTGCAAGAGATCCCTTCGGAGATGGGAGAGATAAACTCGCTCAAACTCATTCATTTGCATCACTGCTCTGAAACTGCGGCCATTTCAGCATTGGAGATTAAGAAAGAGCAAGACAGCTTTGGGAATGATAGCCTTAAGATTGAAGTTGACATCTCTTGGTACTGCTGCAGTGATAGTTTCTGGGTAAGGGTGAAAGTGGAGAGTTTACCCATCGACATTATTCGATTCAGGCCTTTTGGAGTATCTGCATTTTGGTAAAAGATTTGGGTGAATATCATTTTAAACTTCAAACTTTTTTGCACTATTGAACTTAGATTGTCTAAAATTTTTGTTTAAATCATGAAGCATCGATTTTGTATATATTGTAGCATCCCTCTATTTTTTGTTTAAACTTCATTTGTTGATGGTTCGACTGAGCGTCAGTGGCTTCGGTGTAATAGCGTGGTTGTTCCATGGCTACGCAATTCCGTTGTATCTGAAATTAGCTCAAGTATCATGTACGTCGATGAtgctaattaaaaaaatgttaatttaAACAACTTGAAAAGGTAGTTTCGGCAAGTGTGaatgttaattaaaaaatattaattagattattaagtgATCTAGTATAGAGttaaaaaggtgatgtggatcCAAAAGATTCTCAATtttttagattaattttttaCATAAAGAAAACATGATATTTAAAGTGAGacagccaaaaaaaaaaaaaaaacccagaTACTTGAAGTAGGACAAAGGGAATACCGCTTATTTAGTGAGTAGAGAAAGAGGccataaattaagaaaaatgaaaaaaaaaatgaattaaattagtgaGTAACAGAAAATGGCCCACAAGTTAGTGAGTGAATAAATGGGTACACAAATTAGTCAAATTGTTATTAAAAATAGGTTatgatatatttttgtgaattgacgaaaatgacaaattagatCTTATTTTTGATTCtatagaaaaatgaaatttaaaaggATGATTCAGTATcaaataagggtaaatatcactttaaacctcaaactattttcgtactatcaattatatcctgaactattgaaaataattttttaaaccttgaactatcaattttgtatcaattataccctttatccatttttcatcctttgaatttttaatgagtaatgcatataatcacgtcgttttatataataggtcaaaaaaagaatgattctaaatacattgtaatatccggtgagccacgtcaaatttttgCAGCTTAAAAAATGAACGAATGATACAATTGAGGGCTCCTATATGCTTTTCAGTAACCGCCGCCCGTATATGAGCGGCGGCGCCACCTacaaaccctagatccccaaatccaGCTCCCTATTTTCCTTCAATTTCAGAACAACAGCAGCCCAACACCGCCGTCGCCATCGCCGCCTTCTACCCCACTCGACACACACGCATCAAGATTCACGATGACCTCTGCTCCTCCGCCCCTAACGGCGTCGCTTGCGACTACTTCTCCAAAACCAGACACCCAAACCAGATGTGAAAGGAAAAATCGATGGCGGTCGCGGCGGCaaagccctagccccaaatCAGCGGCGACGGCAAAGAGCAAACCCGCGCCACCGACGAGGTGGGCGGTGGAGCcttcaaagagagagagagaaagagagagagatctgcTTCATTGAGGGTGTTGTGTTTTTGGAGGGAGAAGaggtgagagacgagagagggaGTTGAGAGGGTGACGGGCGAAGGGTGGCCGGCGGTCGTGGctgaccccctatttttcgtgagacactgagtacAATGATAAGACTAATATACTGATTAATAAGGGCCACAAGGCAGTATATTTTGATGAATaactaaatttaaaaaattggtaatgaataaaacatataaactgatgaacaagacagtatATACCGATGAATAATGCActatatactaatgaataatgaaatttaaaatatttcgctcccttcaggattcgaaccctgagaaaaaaaaattctccctctagatacaatatcagccataggattgataaaataaacgcacgagatcgtgtctcaggtctcactaaaaataggaggtctcattggagcactcccgtatatatatatatatatatatatatatatatatatatatataaacacttcttaaaatacaaatataaacgttttttaatgtacgaatttcatccaacagggttacaaatcaaccgtagatcttgatgatctaagggctgaaaatcatttatattttatacacttaagagtatttttattctagctctcccctatatatatatatatatatatatatagagagagagagagaaagagagagagaggttctaataaaaacctctcttaaaatgaaaattaggaacctaatctaagttgggtgagggcttgttgatcttttgtgctcttgggagttataggttagaaattgaccggggacggcaattataacccgtaatctactgttttagtcatCCGAGatggggctaaaactagtggggagatcgccctagataagtagaccatatcaagattaatattgatttagattaaaATTCATTACAATCCaccgaaatctagtccctaggataaatttccttcaagtcattccccaatttattaactaagtttatgttattgttatttactttgcttgctttaatttagctttattttagctttcaatatctcttcatctttggttgtctaaatagattgaaaacaacttattaatattatttagaagtttgaattcactaatctttgtgggatacgaccttgcttccacttattgcaactacaccgtgcacttgcggcgtagcgaaaatattagcgaacaaacACCAAACAGGCGAGCATTACACAATATATTCAACAAATTTTctaaaaaacaacaaaatattTGGGGTTTGATCACAAAAACCAGGCGCCAAACTCAATCTATGCACCAATTAATGGGTGATTTTTTATACTATACAACTAAAATAATCAACTATGCAATTCTAACTATAAGCAAGGAAATGATGTTTCAAATCACACATAATCTTCAACGAACCATGAACAAAATTAAAGCTATGCAACAAAAATAACCAAATGCGCAAAAGTTATAGCAAAGAGCAGATGAatgttaaaaatttaaaaactcgGATTCAAAATCTCCGCTGTCGAAGTCCTCTGGTTTGAATCGAAGCCGCTAAATTCCGGTTTCAAAGTCGCTGCCCTTAAATGGCCGTCGATTTACAGCCGTCGACGTCCGCCGCCAAGAAATCGTCGTCGATTAGTAAAGATCGACTTCTGATTTGAAATCCTCCGACCCGAAATGGCTGTCGATCTGCACAGAACGGAGGTTCGAATTGTACCCACATCGCCGCGTTTCTCCCTTTCTCCGAAAATGGCCGTCGATCTGCACAGATCGAATTGCACTCCCAATCGCCGCCGTCAATGTCGATTTTTAACTATGGTGTAAAAAACCCTAGGTCAAAGtgtaaaattgaaagtgaaaaTCTGAGTGCATAGTGAAAATCGATTTCTTCTTTTAATTGTTTATTACATTTTTAccctttagttttattttatatttaaattaatctgAAAAAATGTGCATCTGCAAATTAATCCCAGCCATCTATTTTAACTAAATCAATGGTTctaattggttcctagttttcatcttaaggggATTTCTACATTAAccccaccatatatatatatatatatatatatatatatatatatagggagaggttcaagaaagaaccataaataaaagaagaccggagaaccattttcagccattcgatcatcaagatctacggtggatgcatcatcttgttggatgaatgcagatcctgggttcgaatcctgaagggagcattttttttaaatttttttagtgcattaattttaacagcaaatgcattaatttttacagtggatgcattatatttgatggttctcccgttctcacaaataatgtagttctctctagaaccacaccatatatatatatatatatatatatatatatatatatatatatatatatatatattaaaatagaaacccctttaagatgaaaactaggaacctaatctaaaccaaTCATCTAGAAAAAATAGATGGTTGAGATTAAattacagatgcacaatttaattaatattttaaatgtaattaaaattGGAAGGGTAAAAATGTAAC is a window encoding:
- the LOC130999285 gene encoding putative late blight resistance protein homolog R1A-4 isoform X1 — its product is MAAAYAALVSLMNTVEQIQNHPQLSTSLDHFQIEILREKVYFFLDFIESYSSHVDDLERWIATAAHAAEDLFESHVVWRIRTHEKNSLDLQKVIVDMDLVREKVLKVKEERGVRYEQPTANSSRSVASNREAIMVGFGGYLDQLLDLLTGNQSSRQIISIVGMGGTGKTTLAKNTFENSIIKRHFDVRVWVSVSNDYNLSDIFLEALSHLKELTGTIEMDNERDEYRLGEQLYKGLTGRRYLIVLDDVWSVEVWDKIRFYFPDNGNRSRLIFTTRLSDVAFYCGSCCVRVNLLDECECWDLFCVRVFGEEDCPLELEQIGREIAKMCRGLPLSITVIGGLLQKSAKTVEYWHNVLENIRAILSSGEGDQCLNVLYSSYSHLPAHLKPCFLYMGTFQEDREIPVSRITKLWVAEGFLKPKAARVLEEVAEDYLKDLIDRNLVLVGKYRKNGKVRSVCIHDLLRDLCISLADKEKFFSSARVWYRSEDSSVGYLSRKCKLRFFAYSPANFSEFNLTSSISFVWNLQTLIFQGRCGLVDAPAEIWEMS
- the LOC130999285 gene encoding putative late blight resistance protein homolog R1A-10 isoform X3, producing the protein MDLVREKVLKVKEERGVRYEQPTANSSRSVASNREAIMVGFGGYLDQLLDLLTGNQSSRQIISIVGMGGTGKTTLAKNTFENSIIKRHFDVRVWVSVSNDYNLSDIFLEALSHLKELTGTIEMDNERDEYRLGEQLYKGLTGRRYLIVLDDVWSVEVWDKIRFYFPDNGNRSRLIFTTRLSDVAFYCGSCCVRVNLLDECECWDLFCVRVFGEEDCPLELEQIGREIAKMCRGLPLSITVIGGLLQKSAKTVEYWHNVLENIRAILSSGEGDQCLNVLYSSYSHLPAHLKPCFLYMGTFQEDREIPVSRITKLWVAEGFLKPKAARVLEEVAEDYLKDLIDRNLVLVGKYRKNGKVRSVCIHDLLRDLCISLADKEKFFSSARVWYRSEDSSVGYLSRKCKLRFFAYSPANFSEFNLTSSISFVWNLQTLIFQGRCGLVDAPAEIWEMS
- the LOC130999285 gene encoding putative late blight resistance protein homolog R1A-10 isoform X2, coding for MAAAYAALVSLMNTVEQIQNHPQLSTSLDHFQIEILREKVYFFLDFIESYSSHVDDLERWIATAAHAAEDLFESHVVWRIRTHEKNSLDLQKVIVDMDLVREKVLKVKEERGVRYEQPTANSSRSVASNREAIMVGFGGYLDQLLDLLTGNQSSRQIISIVGMGGTDIFLEALSHLKELTGTIEMDNERDEYRLGEQLYKGLTGRRYLIVLDDVWSVEVWDKIRFYFPDNGNRSRLIFTTRLSDVAFYCGSCCVRVNLLDECECWDLFCVRVFGEEDCPLELEQIGREIAKMCRGLPLSITVIGGLLQKSAKTVEYWHNVLENIRAILSSGEGDQCLNVLYSSYSHLPAHLKPCFLYMGTFQEDREIPVSRITKLWVAEGFLKPKAARVLEEVAEDYLKDLIDRNLVLVGKYRKNGKVRSVCIHDLLRDLCISLADKEKFFSSARVWYRSEDSSVGYLSRKCKLRFFAYSPANFSEFNLTSSISFVWNLQTLIFQGRCGLVDAPAEIWEMS